TTTTATCCTTTATTCACAGCTTTGTTCACAGGGTGAATAACTTTTTTCACATTATACCCATACCCTCTTTAACATATAACTAATAATAGTTTAGATAAAATAAAACAAACTTATTCACATGATATTCACAGGGTGAAGACTTTTTTAAGGAGTATGTTTGCTAGCAGATACCATCATAGAACTTTTAAAAGAAGAGATCTCTTCACAAGAATATGATCGCTATATTAAACAACTTAAATTCCACGAAAAAGCCTCTAATTCGGATCAAATGGTCTTTCTTGCTCCTAATATTTTGATCGCTAATTGGGTTAAAACAAAATACTCCGATAAAATTGCTCATCTGTTTGAACTCAAAACGGGTAAGAAACCTGAAATCAAAATTGTCCTCAAAGAACATCTTAAAACCACCAAAGTGAAATCAACGCCTGTTGAGATGATTGATGCGATTAAAAACACTAAAAACACTATTTTAAACCCATCGTATACCTTTGATAGTTTTGTCGTAGGAAGCTCCAATCAATACGCTTACACTGCCGCTAAATCGATAGCAGAAAAACCAGGTGTCATGTACAATCCTGTTTTTATTTACGGTCCTACGGGACTTGGTAAAACGCATCTTATTCATGCCATCGGCAATTATGTTCAAGGCAGAGGTAAAATCGTTATTTATGCGACGATTGAGCAGTTTATGAATGATTTTACTTACAATCTTCGCAACCAATCTATGGACAGATTTCGTGAGAAATACCGTAGTTGTGATGTTTTGCTCATTGACGATACTCAATTTTTATCCAATAAAATTCAAACGCAAGAGGAGTTCTTTCATACGTTCAATGAACTCCATTCTGCGGGCAAACAGATCGTTTTAACTTCTGATAAACCACCAAAGATGATCAATGGACTTGAAGATCGTCTTAAAAGTCGCTTTGAATGGGGTTTGATTGCCGATATTGGCTTGCCAGAATTAGAAACTAAAATTGCGATCATTAAAAAGAAGTGTGAACTCGATGGTATTAATCTTAACAGCGACATTGTCAATTACATTGCTGCCAATATGGGCGATAATATCCGTGAAATTGAGAGTGCTATTATCAACCTTAATGCCTATGCATCGCTGATGCGTCAAGAAATTACCCTTGATTTCGCCAAAAACGTGATGCGTGAACAGATTAAAGAGCGTCGTGAAAACATTAGTCTTGAGGATATTATTCAAATCATCGCTAAAGATCTCAATATTAAACCAAGCGAGATTAAATCAACCAAACGCAGTAAAAACATTGTGGAAGCTAGACGTATTGGCATTTATTTGGCACGTACCCTCACTCCAAATTCAATGCCCGCATTAGCGACCTATTTTGGAATGAAAGATCATACAGCGGTTTCACATAATATTAAAAAAATTAACGAAATTATTGAGACCAATGAGTCCTTTAAACTCAAAGTTGAAGATCTCAAAAATAAAATTTTAACCAAGCAGATGTAAAAAGTTTTGATGATAAATGTGACGAGATGTGAAAAACCCTTGACGCATCTTTCACGCCAATAATCCCTAGTTTGAGGTATAATGTTGATGTTTTCACAATTTCATCCCATTCTACTACTTCATCTATTTTAAATTAAATAATAAAAAAGGAGACTCTATGAAGGTTTCGATAAAAAAGAGCATTTTAGAAAACATGTTACTCAACATTCAACCTTATTTAGAAAAAAAGGATTTGAGTCAGATAACATCCCATGTTTTACTCATTACTGAAGAGAGTCAATTTGTCATCAAAGCAACCGATTATGAGATTGGTTTATGCTACCACACACCTGAAGTCAAAATCATCACAGCAGGAAATGCAACCGCTAATGGTAAAAAACTTCTTGATATTATCAAAAGTTTAAAAGATGACGAAGTTGTTTTAGAAACCATCAATGATTACCTCTATATCAAACAGAATAGCTCCAAATTTAAACTTCCGATGCTTAACCCGAGTGATTTCCCACCCTTCCCTCAAATTGACGCTAAGCCCAAATTTGACATCAACAGTAACACGCTGGTTCGCTCCATTAAAAAGATCGCTCCCGCCATTGATAGCAACAATCCTAAATTTGAACTGAATGGCTCTTTAATTGACATTAAAGACAACAGCATCAATTTAGTAGCAACCGATACCAAACGTTTGGCAATCGTACAACTTGAACAACCGACCGAACATAACTTTACATTGATTATTCCTAAAAAAGCGATCAGCGAAATTCAAAAACTCTTTTTTGATACCATTGAAATTTTTTACGATGAAAACACACTCATTGCTTCATCGGCTCATTTTACATTTTATACTAAACTGATCAATGGAAAATTCCCAGACTATCAACGCATTATCCCTAAAAATAAAAACTATAGAATTTTACTCAGTCGTGAATCGATGGTGGATTCTATTAAACAGATCTCAATCATCTCTCCTGAAATTAAAATCACCTTTAAACCTGAAAAAATAGTTTTTGAGAGTTTGAATGATGATAACATTGAAGCTAAAACAGAAATTGAGTTTAAAACGGGACTTGATAGTGACATTTACCTTGCAGTTAACAGTCGTTATATTTTAGATTTTTTATCCAATATCGAAAATAGTAACTTTACCTTAGGTTTCAATGACAGTGGTCTTCCTTTCACATTAGAGAGCGATAATTTTACAACCATTGTTATGCCAATTATGATCTAAGAAACCAATACAAAAAGATAATAAAGAAGTGGAGAAAATATGAGTACTTACGGTGCAGACAATATTAAAGTTTTAAAAGGCCTTGAAGCAGTACGAAAACGTCCTGGTATGTATATCGGTGATACCAACATTAACGGTCTTCACCATCTTATTTATGAAGTGGTTGATAACTCTATCGATGAGGCAATGGCGGGCTATTGTGATCTTATTAAAGTTGAATTAACACGTGAGGGCTCATGTATTGTTGTTGATAATGGTCGTGGTATTCCTGTGGGTTGGCATGAGGGCGAAAATATGTCAGCTGCAACGGTTGTTTTAACCGTTCTTCACGCAGGTGGAAAGTTTGATAAAGATACGTATAAAGTCAGTGGTGGTTTGCACGGTGTTGGTGTTTCGGTTGTAAATGCACTTTCATCAAAACTGGTTGCGACCATTAAACGTGAAGGCAATGAACACCGTCAAGAGTTTGCCGCAGGTATTCCTCAAACACCTCTTGATGTGGTTAAAACAACCAATCGCACAGGTACGATGATAGAATTTTGGCCAGATTCTACTATTTTTGAAACCACAGAGTTTCAATTTGAAATTTTACAAACACGTTTTAAAGAGCTTGCCTACCTTAATCCAAAAATTACGATTGAACTTAAAGATCAAAGAGACGGACGCGTTGAAGTGTACCACTTTGAAGGTGGTATTAAACAGTTTGTTTTGGATCTTAATAAAAAAGAAAAAGTAGCGGATGCTGTTCACTATACTGCTAGTATTGAAGATGTTGAAGTGGATGTTGCGATGATGTATAACTCAACTTACAGTGAAATTCTCTTCTCTTTTGTCAATAACATCAAAACCATTGATGGTGGAACGCATGAAAGTGGCTTTAGAGCAGGTTTGACACGTGCCATTACGGGTTATATTAGCCTCAATGCAGGTGTAAGAGAAAAAGACGTCAAAATTACAGGTGATGATGTTCGTGAGGGCTTGATCGCGATTGTCAGCGTAAAAGTACCTGAACCTCAATTTGAGGGTCAAACCAAAGGAAAACTCGGAAGTTCTTATGTAAAACCAATTGTGCAAAAATTGGTCTATGAGCAACTGGTTAAATACTTTGAAGAAAACCCGATCGAAGCAAAAGCCATTATGAACAAAGCGCTTGCAGCAGCACGGGGCAGAGAAGCGGCTAAAAATGCAAGAGATTTAACCAGACGTAAAGATGCGATGAGTATCGGTACACTTCCTGGAAAATTGGCAGATTGTCAAAGTAAAGACCCTTCTATTTGTGAACTTTACCTCGTAGAGGGCGATAGTGCGGGCGGTTCTGCTAAACAAGGAAGGGACCGTGTTTTTCAAGCGATTTTGCCACTTAAAGGTAAAATTCTTAACGTTGAAAAAAGCCGTTTGGACAAAATTTTAAAATCCGAAGAGATCAAAAATATGATCACTGCCCTAGGATGCGGCATTGGTGAAGAGTTTAATGAAGAAAAACTTCGCTATCATAAGCTCATTATCATGACCGATGCGGACGTTGATGGTAGCCATATTCAAACGCTTCTTTTAACTTTTTTATTCCGTTTTTTACGTCCTGTTGTGGACAATGGCTATGTCTATTTGGCGCAACCTCCTTTGTACCGTTACAAAAAAGGTAAAAAAGAGATTTACCTCAAAGATGACACTGAAATGAATACTTTTTTAATTGAATCAGGTATCGATAACATTGCGATTGAAGGTGTTGGAACACCTGATTTAATTGATTTCTTTAAAATTATCTCTGCGTATCGTGGTATTTTAAAAGAGCTTGAAAAACGCTTCTCAATGATCGAAGTGATTCGTTATTTGATTGAAAATCCTGATTTGATCACGCTTCCAACTGATAAACTCTTTATAGAGATAGAGCGATTTATCACCGCCCTTGGGTACAATATTTTGAACCATTACATCTACGATGAGAGTATTCATCTGTTTATTCAAACCAAAGATGGTTTGGAAGAGCTTCTTTTGGATGAGACATTTTATGCAAACCCACTGTATGAAGAGGCACTCTATATTTATTCTAAAATTCAAGAGCGTGATTTTGATGTTTTTGACGGACGTGATCCTGTTGAAGTTTTGGATGAAATTGAAAAAAATGCTAAAAAAGGCGCTTACATTCAACGTTACAAAGGTCTTGGTGAGATGAACCCAGAGCAACTTTGGGAAACCACGATGAATCCTGAAAATAGACGCCTGTTACAAGTTAAAGTGGATGATGCTGAGGCTGCTAGTGATACCTTTACCCTCTTTATGGGTGATGAAGTTGAACCTCGTCGTTTGTATATTCAAGATCATGCCAAAGATGTAAAACACTTGGACGTTTAATGCTCTATTCTGAGATCAAGGAGAGAGAAAACCGATTTATTACCGCACTTAAAATCGTGTTTCCTCTCCTGCTTCTCATTGGCATTTTTTTCCACTCGTATCAGCTCTTTCCACACACATCCATCAACTTTATTCTTCTGATTTTATTGATCCCCATTTATGTCTATTATACGGTCTATCTTATCTATTATGGGTTTCAGACTTCACTGATTGACCCGATCACTAAAACATTCACCAGAGCCGAAATTATCGCGAAAATTAAAAAAATTAACGATCGGGAAAATACCGCCGTTATCTTTTTACATGTAAACAATTTAAGCGACATTAATGAGCGGTATGGCATTAACAATGGAGATCTCGTTTTAGGGCAATTTATCCAAAAATTGGAATTTTTTTTAAGAGAACACCGTTTTAAAAAAGTTGCGATTGGGCGTTACAGCAGTGATAGTTTTTTGCTTTATCTCAAACATCCCCATAAAGAGCTTCGCCACCTTTTAATGATTTTTACTAAAAGCGTTCAAAATGTGGGTATTTCCAATATTGAAATTAAAGTGGCTTTTTCACTCTTAAGCGCTGCGTATGATAGCGATACACATAACCTCATTGAACGGCTTTTAATGCTCATTGAAGAGCAAAAAAAGAGTGAAGAGACGACACCTCATATCAAACTCAATCAATTTCACATGATTATTGATGAAGCAATCAAACAGCATCAGCTTTTTTTCAAATACCAACCCTCTCTAAGCCTTCAAACAGAGCAGATCAGCATTTTAGAAGTCCTCATTCGTATGGAATCACACACCTATGGATCGCTCTCCAAACAGCAAATTCAGCGCATTGTAAACCATACGGGTTATGAGATGGCGTTCGATGAAAAAGTATTTGAACTTTTGGTCGAAGAGATGGAACCGTTGCTTCAAAAAGAGCTGCTTTTTAGTGTTGAAATTTCCCCCGTGACGCTGCGAAATCTCAGTTTTAAACGCTATCTTTTAACACTTCTTAGCCAACACAAGATTGATCCGCACCGTTTTATTCTTGAGATAACAGAGCAAAAAAGTTATGAAAATATGCACCGATTTAGAGAAATTATCGAGAGTTACCAAGAGGTTGGATTTAAAATAGCGCTTGGTAATTTTGGGGGTAATAACTGTGGGTTTGAATACCTGAAGCATTTGCCGATTGATTTGGTAAAGTTTGACATTGAATTTACCAAAAAAATCGAAGATTCCAAATACCAACAGCTTCTTTTACACTATGTGGAACTTATCCAATCGCTTCATATACAAAGTATGGTAAAATTCGTCGATAAAGAGGCACTTTTGGAAAAAATAAAAGAGATTAGGCCTGATTTTATACAAGGGTTTTGCATTTCAAAACCTAAAAATTTAGAACAAATAGTAGGAGATATTTTATGAAATACGGTGAACAAATTATTAAAGAATTTGATGTGGAAAAAGATTTGGAAATTTGGCCCAATCAGCACAAAAAAAACTATGTGATTAAACTGACACTGCCCGAGTTTTGTTGTTTGTGCCCACGCAGTGGTTATCCTGATTTTGCGACGATTTACATTGATTACATTCCAAATGGCTTTGTTGTGGAGCTTAAAGCGATCAAACTTTACATCAACAGCTTTATGAACCGTAACATCAGCCACGAAAACAGTGCCAATGAAATTTACGATCTTCTCGATTCCAAACTCAAGCCAAAATGGCTCAAAGTGGTGGCGGATTTTAATCCAAGGGGCAACGTGCATACAGTGATTGAAATTGATTCCAAACAGGTACGAAACGAAAGCATATGTTAAGTCCAAAACTCATTGAGCAGTTCTTTGGGGCTGCTTCGATTCAACGCTGGAACGATTACCCTCGCATGGTGGAACTGGTTGAACTTGATAAACAGGCGCACAAATTTATCATCGCCTATTTTTTAGCGCAAATGGAAGAAAAAGATAGCATCAATATGGTCACGATGATCGAAGCGGGCATCTTTGAATTTCTGCGTCGGGTTGTGGTCACTGACATTCGCCCAGATGTCTTTCGTAAAGCGCTTCAAAAAAAAGAGAAAGAGATCAATACATGGGTGCTGGCGCAACTCTATGATTCGCTCAGTGACATTGAAGATGGCGCTTTTTATGAGCGTTTTAAGAGCTATTTGAACGACAGCTCTATGTATAAAAAAGAGCGATTTATCCTTAAAGCGGCTTCGTATATGGCGACACGTTGGGAATTTTTGATCGTCTATCAAACCAGCCAATTTCTCAACAATATCGACCGTGTGAAAGAGGCAGTGGAAGAGGAAATTGAGGATTATTATGAACTCATTGGGGTTCGTAAAATGGCGATGAATAAAAAAATCTCTAAAATCGTTGATCTAAGCGGTCGCCTTCGTTTTCAAAAACGGTGGGCGCAAACGCCGCGTATTCCTGAAACCTCCGTGCTTGGGCACATGCTAATTGTCGCCATTTTGGGTTATTTTTATTCACGCTCCATCAACGCGTGCGATAAACGTCTTGAAAACAACTTCTTTTGCGCCCTTTTTCACGACTTCCCTGAAGCACTCACCCGTGACATCATCTCTCCTGTCAAATACTCCGTCAGCGGGCTTGATGACATTATCAGTGAGTTTGAAATTAAGATGATTGAAGAGGAAATTCTGCCGTTTTTGCCCGATAATTTGGTTTCGAGTTTCAAATATCTTTTGGGACTCTATGGGGACAATCAAAAAAATGAATTCCTCAATAAAATCAATCACACTGGCATTGAAATTGTCGAAGATTTGAGTGCGTATAATGAAGATAAATACAACGCGATTGATGGTGAAGCGCTAAAAAATTGTGATAGAATCGCTGCATTTATCGAAGCGACGCTTTCTATTTCGCATGGCGTGAAGTCTAAAGAGTTGATTCAAGGCAAAGAGTATATTCGTGGGAAGTTGAAAGAAAAAGGACAAATGGGCAATGCTGATTTTTATCAATTGGCGTTGGAAATTGAAACGTATTTGGGAGTTTAGGGCGTAGTGTAAAAAACCCTCTCCCAGATGA
Above is a genomic segment from Sulfurospirillum halorespirans DSM 13726 containing:
- the dnaA gene encoding chromosomal replication initiator protein DnaA encodes the protein MLADTIIELLKEEISSQEYDRYIKQLKFHEKASNSDQMVFLAPNILIANWVKTKYSDKIAHLFELKTGKKPEIKIVLKEHLKTTKVKSTPVEMIDAIKNTKNTILNPSYTFDSFVVGSSNQYAYTAAKSIAEKPGVMYNPVFIYGPTGLGKTHLIHAIGNYVQGRGKIVIYATIEQFMNDFTYNLRNQSMDRFREKYRSCDVLLIDDTQFLSNKIQTQEEFFHTFNELHSAGKQIVLTSDKPPKMINGLEDRLKSRFEWGLIADIGLPELETKIAIIKKKCELDGINLNSDIVNYIAANMGDNIREIESAIINLNAYASLMRQEITLDFAKNVMREQIKERRENISLEDIIQIIAKDLNIKPSEIKSTKRSKNIVEARRIGIYLARTLTPNSMPALATYFGMKDHTAVSHNIKKINEIIETNESFKLKVEDLKNKILTKQM
- the dnaN gene encoding DNA polymerase III subunit beta, with the protein product MKVSIKKSILENMLLNIQPYLEKKDLSQITSHVLLITEESQFVIKATDYEIGLCYHTPEVKIITAGNATANGKKLLDIIKSLKDDEVVLETINDYLYIKQNSSKFKLPMLNPSDFPPFPQIDAKPKFDINSNTLVRSIKKIAPAIDSNNPKFELNGSLIDIKDNSINLVATDTKRLAIVQLEQPTEHNFTLIIPKKAISEIQKLFFDTIEIFYDENTLIASSAHFTFYTKLINGKFPDYQRIIPKNKNYRILLSRESMVDSIKQISIISPEIKITFKPEKIVFESLNDDNIEAKTEIEFKTGLDSDIYLAVNSRYILDFLSNIENSNFTLGFNDSGLPFTLESDNFTTIVMPIMI
- the gyrB gene encoding DNA topoisomerase (ATP-hydrolyzing) subunit B, with amino-acid sequence MSTYGADNIKVLKGLEAVRKRPGMYIGDTNINGLHHLIYEVVDNSIDEAMAGYCDLIKVELTREGSCIVVDNGRGIPVGWHEGENMSAATVVLTVLHAGGKFDKDTYKVSGGLHGVGVSVVNALSSKLVATIKREGNEHRQEFAAGIPQTPLDVVKTTNRTGTMIEFWPDSTIFETTEFQFEILQTRFKELAYLNPKITIELKDQRDGRVEVYHFEGGIKQFVLDLNKKEKVADAVHYTASIEDVEVDVAMMYNSTYSEILFSFVNNIKTIDGGTHESGFRAGLTRAITGYISLNAGVREKDVKITGDDVREGLIAIVSVKVPEPQFEGQTKGKLGSSYVKPIVQKLVYEQLVKYFEENPIEAKAIMNKALAAARGREAAKNARDLTRRKDAMSIGTLPGKLADCQSKDPSICELYLVEGDSAGGSAKQGRDRVFQAILPLKGKILNVEKSRLDKILKSEEIKNMITALGCGIGEEFNEEKLRYHKLIIMTDADVDGSHIQTLLLTFLFRFLRPVVDNGYVYLAQPPLYRYKKGKKEIYLKDDTEMNTFLIESGIDNIAIEGVGTPDLIDFFKIISAYRGILKELEKRFSMIEVIRYLIENPDLITLPTDKLFIEIERFITALGYNILNHYIYDESIHLFIQTKDGLEELLLDETFYANPLYEEALYIYSKIQERDFDVFDGRDPVEVLDEIEKNAKKGAYIQRYKGLGEMNPEQLWETTMNPENRRLLQVKVDDAEAASDTFTLFMGDEVEPRRLYIQDHAKDVKHLDV
- a CDS encoding GGDEF domain-containing protein; its protein translation is MLYSEIKERENRFITALKIVFPLLLLIGIFFHSYQLFPHTSINFILLILLIPIYVYYTVYLIYYGFQTSLIDPITKTFTRAEIIAKIKKINDRENTAVIFLHVNNLSDINERYGINNGDLVLGQFIQKLEFFLREHRFKKVAIGRYSSDSFLLYLKHPHKELRHLLMIFTKSVQNVGISNIEIKVAFSLLSAAYDSDTHNLIERLLMLIEEQKKSEETTPHIKLNQFHMIIDEAIKQHQLFFKYQPSLSLQTEQISILEVLIRMESHTYGSLSKQQIQRIVNHTGYEMAFDEKVFELLVEEMEPLLQKELLFSVEISPVTLRNLSFKRYLLTLLSQHKIDPHRFILEITEQKSYENMHRFREIIESYQEVGFKIALGNFGGNNCGFEYLKHLPIDLVKFDIEFTKKIEDSKYQQLLLHYVELIQSLHIQSMVKFVDKEALLEKIKEIRPDFIQGFCISKPKNLEQIVGDIL
- the queF gene encoding preQ(1) synthase; this encodes MKYGEQIIKEFDVEKDLEIWPNQHKKNYVIKLTLPEFCCLCPRSGYPDFATIYIDYIPNGFVVELKAIKLYINSFMNRNISHENSANEIYDLLDSKLKPKWLKVVADFNPRGNVHTVIEIDSKQVRNESIC
- a CDS encoding HD domain-containing protein, whose amino-acid sequence is MLSPKLIEQFFGAASIQRWNDYPRMVELVELDKQAHKFIIAYFLAQMEEKDSINMVTMIEAGIFEFLRRVVVTDIRPDVFRKALQKKEKEINTWVLAQLYDSLSDIEDGAFYERFKSYLNDSSMYKKERFILKAASYMATRWEFLIVYQTSQFLNNIDRVKEAVEEEIEDYYELIGVRKMAMNKKISKIVDLSGRLRFQKRWAQTPRIPETSVLGHMLIVAILGYFYSRSINACDKRLENNFFCALFHDFPEALTRDIISPVKYSVSGLDDIISEFEIKMIEEEILPFLPDNLVSSFKYLLGLYGDNQKNEFLNKINHTGIEIVEDLSAYNEDKYNAIDGEALKNCDRIAAFIEATLSISHGVKSKELIQGKEYIRGKLKEKGQMGNADFYQLALEIETYLGV